A window from Choristoneura fumiferana chromosome 22, NRCan_CFum_1, whole genome shotgun sequence encodes these proteins:
- the LOC141440402 gene encoding uncharacterized protein has product MAARLLLLLATFACARASMLTAKGYYCQDPDTGLLYSVNTTWPSKSFCGNYTCRIRVKEQDSAPVGSRTIINITRHNPKDKHKDIPKAAENNNVKYKLDDNLLYHINNANNANFKSIVENSADDRYLNSEEIQKISELLHTVKKSDLEAIIEIYNLAQEIYREMDENPTDGSTEPLNSPTEKDLDRYGFEKTKGFNLGHTSYWYEPLSENGFRKTNDLKPDMDSKAASTKAYDTTVYTTTLQPTQPTFFKGAATKSHDIGKLAYYYPMSNFQRLASYYHQRPMYDAHSPHVRAPCNPCTMQQYPPVYGRRPYYPPQKPSLPSMLLPYPFSYQPYNISAYGYSNYNYYKGNPWAYYDYYRSNPYQILSAAGRVQKKSIAANTDTSESKEGDKKSVDNGDTSSMTEKSNSNTKPWQTESLTEADLADVRANIAERAKLLKIPLKKRIKLERVAKVIKLDHLNRQKREAEIVQESPKDDTKKEVVELYIEKTMCTSSTEPGYFRVGNMSQPFPECCPQKIEGSD; this is encoded by the exons ATGGCCGCCCGCCTCTTGCTGCTACTCGCGACTttcgcctgcgcccgcgcctcCATGCTCACCGCCAAAG GCTATTACTGTCAAGATCCAGATACTGGTCTGTTGTACAGCGTCAACACAACATGGCCATCCAAAAGCTTCTGTGGCAACTATACCTGCAGAATCAGGGTCAAAGAACAAGACTCAGCTCCAGTAGGGTCGAGAACCATCATCAACATCACCCGCCATAACCCAAAAGACAAACATAAAGACATACCAAAAGCAGCCGAAAATAATAACGTCAAATACAAACTAGACGACAATCTACTTTACCATATCAACAATGCAAACAATGCTAATTTTAAAAGCATTGTAGAAAACAGTGCAGATGATCGGTACTTGAACAGTGAAGAGATCCAGAAAATATCAGAGTTGCTCCATACAGTTAAGAAAAGCGACTTGGAAGCAATTATAGAGATTTATAATCTCGCTCAAGAGATATATAGAGAAATGGATGAAAATCCAACTGATGGATCGACAGAACCTTTGAATAGCCCTACTGAGAAAGACCTGGACCGATATGGATTTGAAAAAACTAAAGGTTTCAATTTGGGCCACACGTCTTATTGGTATGAGCCTTTAAGTGAGAACGGATTTAGGAAAACAAATGACTTGAAACCTGATATGGATTCTAAAGCTGCATCAACCAAAGCTTATGATACAACTGTATACACAACGACACTTCAGCCCACCCAACCGACTTTCTTCAAAGGGGCAGCTACAAAAAGTCATGATATAGGTAAATTGGCATATTACTATCCTATGTCGAATTTCCAAAGGCTCGCTTCATATTACCATCAGAGACCGATGTATGATGCCCATTCTCCGCACGTACGAGCCCCTTGTAACCCTTGCACCATGCAACAATACCCTCCAGTCTACGGTAGACGGCCTTACTACCCTCCACAAAAGCCATCATTGCCCTCTATGCTGCTACCATACCCTTTCTCGTACCAACCCTACAACATCAGTGCTTATGGTTACAGCAATTACAATTATTACAAAGGGAATCCATGGGCTTATTACGATTATTACAGAAGTAATCCCTATCAAATCTTATCAGCAGCAGGACGTGTACAGAAAAAATCTATAGCAGCTAACACTGACACAAGTGAAAGCAAAGAAGGGGATAAAAAATCTGTAGACAATGGTGATACGAGCAGTATGACTGAAAAGTCTAATAGCAATACGAAACCATGGCAAACGGAATCTTTGACAGAAGCAGATCTGGCAGATGTACGAGCAAATATAGCTGAACGTGCAAAGCTATTGAAAATCCCTCTTaagaaaagaataaaattaGAACGTGTAGCTAAAGTTATTAAGCTGGACCATTTGAATAGGCAAAAGAGGGAAGCTGAAATAGTACAGGAATCACCAAAAGATGACACGAAAAAGGAAGTTGTGGAATTGTACATCGAAAAAACTAT GTGTACATCAAGCACGGAACCCGGGTATTTTAGAGTGGGCAACATGAGTCAACCCTTCCCCGAATGCTGTCCCCAGAAAATAGAAGGTTCCGATTAG